A part of Pseudomonadota bacterium genomic DNA contains:
- a CDS encoding SURF1 family protein, producing MELQYIVIRGKRRAENTVWLIPSAAAVVCFVLFANLGLWQLERAQEKDALFASFEQQQPTAAPLGLASNESAEKSRYQHRKVYGHYDSAHQFLLDNMVHEGKVGFQVLTPLILPDRQRALLINRGWIPLVGTRQDLPPVTVETGLRQVTGRIDRLPRAGFRPGPGVTMARHDWPKLALFPTASELEDVLDYPLFDFVLLLDKREPDGYLRQWRPTVMSANQHRGYAFQWFAMAAAILILFTVLSWKYWTPRSQE from the coding sequence GTGGAACTACAATATATCGTGATCAGGGGAAAAAGAAGGGCTGAAAATACCGTGTGGTTGATTCCTTCAGCCGCGGCAGTCGTATGCTTCGTGCTGTTTGCCAACCTCGGACTATGGCAGTTGGAACGCGCACAGGAAAAAGACGCTTTGTTTGCCAGTTTCGAGCAACAGCAGCCGACGGCGGCCCCACTTGGCCTGGCCAGCAATGAAAGCGCGGAAAAAAGCCGCTACCAGCATAGAAAAGTTTACGGCCATTACGATAGCGCCCATCAATTCCTCCTCGATAACATGGTCCATGAAGGCAAGGTGGGTTTCCAGGTGCTGACGCCTCTGATCCTGCCCGACCGGCAGCGCGCCTTGCTGATCAACCGCGGCTGGATTCCGCTCGTCGGCACGCGTCAGGATTTGCCGCCGGTGACAGTCGAAACCGGCTTGCGGCAGGTGACGGGCCGCATCGACCGGTTGCCCAGGGCCGGATTTCGCCCGGGACCGGGCGTCACAATGGCCCGGCATGACTGGCCGAAACTGGCTTTGTTCCCGACGGCAAGCGAGCTGGAGGATGTGCTCGATTACCCCTTGTTTGATTTTGTCTTGTTGCTGGATAAACGCGAGCCCGATGGGTACCTGCGGCAATGGAGGCCAACGGTAATGAGCGCCAACCAGCATCGTGGCTATGCTTTTCAGTGGTTCGCCATGGCCGCGGCAATATTGATTCTTTTCACAGTACTGTCCTGGAAATACTGGACACCGAGATCGCAAGAATGA
- the coxB gene encoding cytochrome c oxidase subunit II, producing the protein MTNSSGIRLAGKITTLLTLMTIAPAAFADMVLNLRRGVTDISQTVYELHMLILWVCVVIAIVVFGVMIVSIILHRRSRGAEAAKFSHSTKAELIWTIIPVIILVWMAVPSAKTLVDMEDFRGSEMTIKVTGYQWRWHYEYLGTDVNFFSSLARSSNIARRFRSGVDPYSVENYLLDVDKPLVVPVDTKIRLLLTANDVIHSWWMPSFAVKKDAIPGFINEIWFKANETGTYRGQCAELCGRGHGFMPIVVDVLSKQDYAAWIDAKDGGDAVAMVESTINAAAEVPTVAEELSGEQLYNISCSACHQANGQGLPPVFPSLVDSAVVNGPAADHIDIVMNGRVGTAMIGFSTQLGDAELAAIINYERNAWGLNSADTVQASDIAAAR; encoded by the coding sequence ATGACCAACAGTTCTGGAATCCGCTTGGCCGGAAAAATTACGACGCTTCTTACTCTGATGACTATCGCGCCGGCCGCTTTTGCCGACATGGTACTCAACCTCAGGCGCGGCGTTACCGACATCAGTCAAACCGTTTATGAGCTGCATATGCTGATCCTCTGGGTGTGCGTGGTTATCGCCATCGTGGTGTTTGGCGTGATGATCGTATCCATCATCTTGCACCGGCGCTCGCGCGGAGCCGAGGCGGCTAAATTCTCGCACAGTACGAAAGCGGAACTGATCTGGACGATTATCCCCGTCATTATCCTGGTCTGGATGGCCGTGCCGTCCGCCAAAACCCTGGTGGACATGGAAGACTTTCGTGGCTCCGAAATGACCATCAAAGTCACCGGCTATCAGTGGCGATGGCATTACGAGTACCTGGGGACGGATGTCAATTTCTTCAGCTCGCTCGCCAGATCGAGCAACATAGCCCGTCGGTTCCGCTCCGGCGTGGATCCTTACTCGGTCGAAAACTATTTACTGGACGTAGACAAACCGCTGGTTGTACCAGTCGATACCAAGATTCGCCTGCTGCTCACAGCGAACGATGTGATTCATTCCTGGTGGATGCCAAGCTTCGCCGTCAAAAAAGACGCCATCCCGGGTTTCATCAACGAGATCTGGTTCAAGGCCAATGAAACCGGCACCTATCGCGGGCAGTGCGCCGAGCTTTGCGGAAGAGGCCATGGTTTCATGCCGATCGTTGTCGATGTATTGAGCAAGCAGGATTACGCAGCCTGGATCGATGCGAAAGACGGCGGCGACGCCGTTGCCATGGTTGAATCGACGATTAACGCAGCCGCGGAAGTGCCGACGGTAGCCGAGGAATTGAGCGGTGAGCAACTGTACAACATCAGTTGCAGCGCCTGTCATCAGGCCAACGGCCAGGGTCTGCCACCGGTGTTCCCGAGCTTGGTCGACAGCGCCGTGGTCAATGGCCCGGCAGCGGATCATATCGATATCGTGATGAACGGTCGCGTGGGTACCGCCATGATCGGTTTTTCCACGCAGCTCGGCGATGCGGAGCTGGCCGCCATCATTAACTATGAACGCAACGCCTGGGGGCTGAACAGCGCTGATACCGTCCAAGCCTCGGATATCGCAGCAGCAAGATAA
- a CDS encoding COX15/CtaA family protein produces the protein MRFKKLALLATFLTLVVVVLGAYTRLSDAGLGCPDWPGCYGQISVPATPAEVSAAQQMYPERPLEPAKAWIEMVHRYLAGILGLLVMALALLALLNRNEKKQPVLLPVLLVALIVFQALLGMWTVSLLLKPVIVVAHLLGGMATLALLWWLAMTPARERTEAGNSLLAKASLLALLVVTAQIALGGWTSSNYAALACPDFPTCQDSWWPEADFYSGFDLHHPLDLDLRSDYAGGVLEHPARVAIHLSHRIGALVVVAVNLILGFLLLTRSENNAVAQSGIALMTLTVFQVVVGITIVSLGLPLLLATVHNAMAALLLLSLLTTNRLLRLKL, from the coding sequence ATGCGTTTCAAAAAGCTGGCCCTGTTGGCCACATTTTTGACCCTGGTCGTCGTCGTGCTCGGCGCCTATACCCGTTTGTCGGATGCTGGCCTGGGTTGCCCGGACTGGCCCGGATGCTACGGCCAGATCAGCGTACCGGCCACCCCCGCCGAAGTCTCCGCAGCACAGCAAATGTATCCGGAACGGCCACTCGAGCCGGCCAAGGCTTGGATTGAAATGGTTCATCGGTATTTGGCCGGCATCCTGGGCCTGTTGGTCATGGCGCTCGCATTACTGGCGTTGCTCAATCGCAACGAGAAAAAACAACCCGTGCTGTTGCCGGTTCTGCTGGTGGCGCTCATTGTTTTCCAGGCTTTGCTGGGGATGTGGACGGTCAGCTTGTTGCTCAAACCGGTCATCGTCGTGGCTCACTTGCTGGGGGGCATGGCGACCCTGGCGCTGCTGTGGTGGCTTGCGATGACGCCGGCGCGCGAGCGGACCGAAGCCGGCAATTCACTACTGGCGAAAGCATCGCTGCTGGCGCTTCTGGTGGTGACCGCGCAGATCGCCCTGGGTGGCTGGACCAGCAGTAACTACGCCGCATTGGCCTGTCCCGATTTCCCGACTTGCCAGGATTCCTGGTGGCCGGAGGCGGATTTCTATAGTGGTTTCGATTTGCACCACCCGCTCGATTTGGACCTGCGCAGCGACTATGCCGGTGGTGTGCTCGAGCATCCGGCCCGCGTTGCCATACACCTGAGCCACCGCATCGGCGCATTGGTCGTCGTGGCCGTCAATCTGATCCTGGGCTTTCTGTTGCTGACCCGTAGCGAGAATAATGCTGTCGCGCAGTCAGGTATCGCATTGATGACCCTAACCGTGTTCCAGGTGGTTGTCGGTATTACCATCGTCAGCCTTGGCCTGCCGCTGCTACTCGCAACGGTGCACAACGCAATGGCTGCCTTGTTGCTGCTAAGCTTGCTAACCACCAACCGGTTGCTCCGGCTGAAACTATGA
- the uvrD gene encoding DNA helicase II, translating to MDVSPILDPLNEAQREAVTAGQHAMLVLAGAGSGKTRVLVHRIAWLVEVEKVAPRSILAVTFTNKAASEMRGRIEALLGRPATAMWVGTFHGLAHRILRQHWREAELPQTFQILDSDDQLRLIRRMFKNMGIDETRWIPRELQWFINAQKDQGIRPAHMEHRDDSNRRQMIRHYAAYQEICDNGGVVDFAELLLRAHELWLKHSELLEHYRRRFSHVLVDEFQDTNTIQYAWLRLLAGETGVPFAVGDDDQSIYGWRGAKVENLFQFQKHYPNTRLVRLEQNYRSTGTILKAANALIGNNRGRLGKSLWTESTDGEAIKVYEGFNERDEADFVLGRVKEWMDQGNLRSELAILYRSNAQSRIFEEALMNAGIPYRVYGGLRFFERQEIKDALAYLRLIANRDDDGSFERVVNLPPRGIGARSMETIRLYARANATSLWQSAASLAGGQLSSRAASAVRKFLALIEEQAGKTSALALHEQVDAVIECSGLIEHYRKEKGERGEARIENLEELVSAARGYQPSDEMDMAPMDAFLAHAALESGENQGSAWEDCVQLMTLHSAKGLEFPVVFICGLEDGLFPHQRSLGDASGLEEERRLCYVGMTRAMRYLYLTYASQRRLHGMDNYRHPSRFLNEIPREYTEEVRSGFSVRRPLKGTRFSAPKDPDGMRLGQQVRHDRFGTGVVMACEGQGAHARVQVNFESTGTKWLVLAYASLELM from the coding sequence ATGGATGTTTCTCCAATACTCGACCCCCTGAACGAAGCCCAGCGTGAGGCGGTTACCGCCGGGCAACACGCAATGCTGGTATTGGCTGGCGCCGGCAGCGGCAAGACCCGGGTGCTGGTCCACCGGATTGCGTGGTTGGTCGAAGTCGAGAAGGTCGCGCCGCGCAGTATTCTGGCGGTGACATTTACCAACAAGGCGGCCAGTGAAATGCGCGGGCGTATCGAGGCGTTGCTCGGTCGACCCGCGACGGCCATGTGGGTCGGCACTTTCCATGGCCTGGCTCACCGGATTCTCCGGCAACACTGGCGGGAGGCCGAACTCCCGCAGACTTTCCAGATACTGGATTCCGACGACCAACTTCGGCTGATCCGCCGTATGTTCAAAAACATGGGGATCGATGAGACGCGTTGGATACCCCGGGAATTGCAATGGTTTATTAACGCGCAAAAAGACCAAGGCATCCGGCCGGCCCACATGGAACACCGTGACGACAGCAACCGTCGTCAGATGATCCGGCATTATGCAGCCTACCAGGAGATTTGCGATAACGGCGGTGTCGTCGATTTCGCGGAACTTCTGTTGCGCGCCCACGAGTTGTGGCTGAAGCATAGTGAGCTGCTCGAGCACTACCGGCGCCGATTCTCGCATGTATTGGTTGATGAGTTTCAGGATACCAACACCATCCAGTATGCCTGGCTCAGGTTGCTGGCTGGCGAAACCGGGGTGCCGTTTGCGGTCGGTGACGACGATCAGTCAATTTATGGCTGGCGCGGTGCGAAGGTCGAAAACCTGTTCCAGTTTCAAAAGCATTATCCAAACACAAGGCTGGTGCGGCTGGAGCAGAATTACCGCTCGACCGGCACCATACTCAAGGCCGCCAATGCTTTGATTGGCAACAACAGGGGCCGGCTGGGCAAAAGCCTGTGGACGGAAAGCACGGATGGCGAAGCCATCAAAGTCTATGAAGGTTTTAACGAACGCGACGAAGCCGATTTCGTGCTGGGCCGCGTCAAGGAGTGGATGGACCAAGGCAATCTGCGTTCGGAGTTGGCAATACTCTACCGCTCCAATGCCCAGTCGCGAATTTTCGAAGAAGCTCTCATGAATGCCGGCATCCCGTACCGGGTTTACGGCGGCTTGCGCTTCTTCGAGCGCCAGGAGATCAAGGACGCGTTGGCTTACTTGCGGTTAATCGCGAACCGCGACGACGACGGCTCGTTCGAGCGGGTCGTGAATCTGCCGCCAAGGGGAATCGGCGCCAGGAGTATGGAAACGATCAGATTATACGCGCGCGCCAACGCCACATCGCTGTGGCAATCGGCGGCAAGCCTGGCGGGAGGCCAGTTGAGCAGCCGGGCGGCGTCCGCGGTACGGAAATTTCTTGCGCTGATCGAAGAGCAGGCTGGCAAGACTTCGGCCCTGGCACTACATGAGCAAGTCGACGCCGTGATCGAATGCAGCGGCCTGATCGAACATTACCGCAAGGAAAAGGGCGAAAGAGGCGAAGCCCGAATCGAGAACCTCGAAGAACTGGTTTCGGCGGCCCGCGGATACCAGCCGAGCGATGAAATGGACATGGCGCCGATGGACGCTTTTCTCGCTCATGCGGCGCTCGAGTCCGGAGAAAACCAGGGCAGCGCCTGGGAAGACTGTGTGCAGCTGATGACCCTGCACAGCGCCAAGGGTCTGGAGTTTCCGGTGGTTTTCATCTGTGGACTCGAAGATGGATTGTTCCCGCACCAGCGGTCGCTTGGCGATGCAAGCGGTCTCGAGGAGGAACGACGACTTTGTTATGTGGGGATGACCCGTGCGATGCGGTATTTATACCTGACCTATGCAAGCCAGCGGCGCTTGCATGGAATGGATAACTATCGCCATCCATCACGGTTTCTCAACGAGATCCCGCGCGAATACACCGAGGAGGTGCGCAGCGGTTTTTCGGTCCGGCGCCCGCTCAAGGGAACCCGGTTTTCGGCCCCAAAGGACCCTGACGGCATGCGGCTCGGCCAGCAGGTACGGCACGATCGTTTTGGTACCGGCGTGGTCATGGCTTGTGAGGGGCAAGGTGCCCACGCACGGGTTCAGGTAAACTTTGAATCTACCGGCACAAAATGGCTGGTTCTTGCTTATGCCAGCCTTGAACTGATGTAG
- a CDS encoding cytochrome c oxidase subunit 3: MDHTHDKYYIPHGSHWPIVGSFALFVMLGGFAVYLNGAEIGGVASLFGLAILIAMMAGWFGNVIAESMAGYYNSQVDKSFRMGMMWFIFSEVMFFAAFFGALFYARQLAIPWLGGEGAKFMTNLLLWPGFEAMWPSNGPAHAGGEFETMAAAGLPAINTAILLTSSVTITIAHHALKNGNRLLLNLGVLVTIILGFGFISLQAYEYMHAYSELNLKLSTGIYGSTFFVLTGFHGLHVTVGAIFLTVIWFRVLRGHFTPQKHFAFEAAAWYWHFVDVVWLCLYFFVYWL; this comes from the coding sequence ATGGATCACACACACGATAAGTATTACATCCCTCACGGTAGCCATTGGCCGATCGTCGGCAGTTTCGCGCTGTTTGTGATGCTTGGCGGCTTCGCCGTCTACCTGAACGGCGCTGAAATCGGCGGCGTGGCGTCGCTGTTCGGCCTGGCGATACTGATTGCGATGATGGCCGGCTGGTTTGGCAACGTAATTGCCGAAAGCATGGCCGGTTATTACAACTCTCAGGTGGACAAGTCCTTCCGTATGGGAATGATGTGGTTCATTTTTTCCGAAGTCATGTTCTTCGCCGCATTTTTCGGCGCCTTGTTCTATGCCCGGCAACTGGCGATCCCCTGGCTCGGTGGCGAAGGAGCCAAGTTCATGACCAACCTGCTACTGTGGCCGGGCTTCGAGGCGATGTGGCCGAGTAACGGCCCGGCGCATGCAGGCGGTGAATTCGAAACGATGGCCGCCGCAGGCCTGCCGGCAATCAACACCGCAATACTCCTGACCAGCAGCGTAACCATCACGATCGCCCATCACGCGTTGAAGAACGGCAACCGCCTGCTGCTGAATCTCGGTGTACTGGTGACGATAATCCTGGGTTTTGGTTTTATTTCTCTACAAGCTTATGAGTACATGCACGCCTATAGTGAACTCAACCTGAAACTCAGCACCGGAATTTATGGCTCGACGTTTTTTGTACTGACCGGCTTCCACGGCCTGCATGTCACGGTAGGCGCAATATTCCTGACCGTGATCTGGTTTCGCGTACTGCGTGGCCATTTCACCCCACAGAAGCATTTTGCCTTCGAGGCGGCTGCCTGGTACTGGCATTTCGTCGATGTCGTTTGGCTGTGCCTGTACTTTTTCGTCTACTGGCTGTAG
- a CDS encoding twin transmembrane helix small protein — protein MRLLALLILLAIIISLGSALRYLVSDDGKTDRVVRMLSWRIGMSIGLFVLLMVAWYFGLIQPHGIVPQ, from the coding sequence ATGCGCCTGTTAGCCCTGTTAATCCTGCTGGCCATCATCATCAGCCTGGGCTCAGCACTGCGTTACCTGGTCAGCGATGATGGAAAAACAGATCGGGTCGTCCGGATGCTGAGCTGGCGGATCGGAATGTCGATCGGCTTGTTTGTCTTGCTCATGGTTGCCTGGTATTTCGGTCTGATCCAGCCACACGGCATTGTTCCTCAATAA
- the ctaD gene encoding cytochrome c oxidase subunit I produces the protein MGPEYEATADQHHVDDHDHHGAPSGIKRWLFSTNHKDIGTMYLVFSLLMFFIGGAMIMIVRAELFQPGLQFVDPAFFNQMTTMHALVMVFGAIMPAFVGLANWMIPMMVGAPDMALPRMNNWSFWLLPVGFTFLLATLFMPGGAPAAGWTMYPPLVLQTGDAFPFLVFAVHILGASSIMGAINIIVTIMNMRAPMMTLLKMPLFVWTWFITAFLLLAAMPVFAGAVTMLLFDQFFGTHFFNAAGGGDPVMFQHIFWFFGHPEVYIMILPAFGIVSEIIPTFARKPLFGYNSMVYATASIAVLSFIVWAHHMFTVGMPLAGQLFFMFSTMLISVPTGVKVFNWIATMWRGSMTFETPMLFSLAFVFLFTIGGFSGLMLAITPVDFQYHDTYFVVAHFHYVLVPGSLFGIMAGVYYWLPKWTGHIVDEKLAKMHFWLSAIFVNITFFPQHFLGLAGMPRRIPDYSTQFADFNMMSSLGAFGFGLSQLLFVYILYQTVKGGKKASSEVWDNPIGLEWTVPSPAPHHTFETAPEMR, from the coding sequence ATGGGCCCTGAGTACGAAGCCACGGCTGATCAGCATCACGTCGACGATCACGATCACCACGGTGCGCCGAGCGGTATCAAACGCTGGCTATTTTCAACTAACCACAAAGACATCGGGACCATGTACCTGGTGTTTTCTCTGCTGATGTTTTTTATCGGCGGAGCAATGATCATGATCGTCCGGGCCGAGCTGTTCCAGCCTGGCCTGCAGTTTGTCGATCCGGCGTTCTTTAATCAGATGACGACCATGCATGCACTGGTCATGGTGTTCGGCGCGATAATGCCGGCTTTCGTGGGCCTGGCCAACTGGATGATACCGATGATGGTTGGCGCCCCCGACATGGCGCTACCGAGAATGAACAACTGGAGCTTCTGGTTGCTCCCGGTGGGCTTTACGTTTCTGTTAGCGACGTTGTTTATGCCCGGCGGTGCCCCTGCGGCTGGCTGGACCATGTACCCGCCGCTGGTCTTGCAGACCGGCGACGCGTTCCCGTTTCTGGTGTTTGCCGTGCACATCCTCGGTGCGTCCTCAATCATGGGCGCGATCAATATTATCGTGACCATCATGAATATGCGTGCACCGATGATGACCCTCCTGAAAATGCCTTTGTTCGTCTGGACGTGGTTTATTACCGCCTTCCTGTTGCTGGCCGCAATGCCGGTCTTCGCGGGCGCGGTAACCATGCTGCTGTTCGACCAGTTCTTCGGAACTCATTTCTTCAATGCCGCGGGTGGCGGCGACCCGGTGATGTTCCAGCATATTTTCTGGTTCTTCGGACATCCCGAGGTCTACATCATGATCTTGCCCGCGTTTGGGATCGTTTCGGAAATTATTCCGACCTTTGCCCGCAAACCACTATTTGGCTACAACTCGATGGTGTACGCGACCGCCAGCATCGCTGTCCTGTCGTTTATCGTCTGGGCGCATCACATGTTCACAGTTGGCATGCCGCTGGCCGGCCAACTGTTTTTCATGTTCTCCACGATGCTGATTTCGGTACCAACCGGCGTCAAAGTCTTTAACTGGATAGCAACGATGTGGCGGGGTTCGATGACCTTTGAAACGCCGATGCTGTTTTCCCTGGCGTTCGTGTTCCTGTTTACGATCGGCGGCTTTTCCGGCCTGATGCTGGCCATTACGCCGGTAGATTTCCAGTATCACGACACCTATTTCGTGGTAGCCCACTTCCATTACGTGCTGGTGCCGGGCTCGTTGTTCGGCATCATGGCGGGAGTCTACTACTGGCTGCCGAAGTGGACCGGTCATATCGTTGACGAAAAGCTCGCCAAGATGCATTTCTGGTTATCGGCGATATTCGTCAACATCACGTTCTTCCCGCAGCATTTCCTGGGGCTTGCCGGGATGCCGAGACGAATCCCGGACTACTCGACCCAGTTTGCCGATTTCAACATGATGTCTTCGCTCGGCGCCTTCGGTTTCGGGCTGTCGCAACTGCTGTTCGTTTACATCCTTTACCAGACCGTCAAGGGTGGTAAAAAGGCCAGTAGCGAGGTCTGGGACAACCCCATTGGCCTGGAATGGACCGTACCCTCACCGGCGCCGCATCATACCTTCGAAACCGCACCCGAGATGAGGTGA
- a CDS encoding protoheme IX farnesyltransferase: MTHLAEYFELTKPKVVGLIVFTAIVGMFLAVPGMPPWQPIVFGTLGIGLAAASAAAVNHVLDARIDAKMKRTRHRPLPTGQLSEKQASVFAALLGVLSMLILALAVNPLTALMTFLSLIGYAFVYTVYLKRATPQNIVIGGAAGAAPPVLGWMAVTNTIDPNALLLFLIIFTWTPPHFWALAIARKDDYAKVNIPMMPVVYGVKFTRLQILLYTILLFIVGLLPYLTGMSGLFYLFGAVMLGGGFLYYAIAMMIRDKPELPMQTFAYSVNYLVALFAFLLVDHYL; this comes from the coding sequence ATGACCCATCTGGCCGAGTATTTTGAGCTGACCAAACCGAAGGTCGTCGGCCTGATCGTTTTCACGGCGATCGTCGGCATGTTCCTGGCGGTACCCGGTATGCCACCCTGGCAACCCATCGTATTCGGAACGCTGGGCATCGGGCTGGCGGCGGCTTCAGCAGCGGCCGTCAACCATGTGCTCGACGCGCGCATCGATGCCAAAATGAAACGCACGCGACATCGTCCCTTGCCGACCGGTCAGCTCAGCGAAAAGCAGGCGAGCGTTTTTGCGGCGTTGCTTGGCGTGCTCTCGATGCTGATCCTGGCGCTGGCGGTGAACCCCCTGACCGCGCTAATGACCTTCCTTTCGCTAATTGGTTACGCGTTTGTCTATACCGTTTACCTGAAGCGCGCGACTCCGCAGAACATTGTCATCGGCGGCGCGGCAGGCGCGGCTCCGCCGGTGCTGGGGTGGATGGCAGTAACCAACACGATCGACCCGAATGCACTCTTGCTGTTCCTGATTATTTTCACCTGGACACCGCCGCATTTCTGGGCCCTTGCCATCGCGCGCAAGGACGACTATGCCAAAGTAAATATCCCGATGATGCCGGTGGTTTACGGCGTGAAATTTACCCGGCTGCAAATTCTTCTGTATACGATCCTGCTGTTTATCGTTGGCTTGCTGCCTTACTTGACCGGCATGTCGGGCCTGTTTTATCTGTTTGGCGCGGTCATGCTCGGCGGTGGATTCCTGTACTATGCCATCGCAATGATGATTCGGGACAAACCGGAATTGCCCATGCAGACTTTTGCCTACTCGGTCAATTACCTGGTGGCTCTGTTCGCGTTTCTCCTGGTTGATCATTACCTGTAA
- a CDS encoding cytochrome c oxidase assembly protein — MSKQKHVVHFSLTTQLFALVVAMFGFGFALVPLYDAFCQILGIGGKTAAQAVEVVEAPELNREIVVEFVTTVNQDAPWEFRAGVAEMRVHPGKLYQATFFARNLTGQTQVGQAVPSVAPGQVAKYFRKTECFCFEPQSFSAHEGRDMPVVFILDPEIPRHIDRITLSYTFFALETLAGVVANNPSEI; from the coding sequence ATGAGTAAACAAAAACACGTCGTCCATTTCAGCCTGACCACGCAGTTGTTTGCGCTGGTCGTGGCCATGTTTGGTTTTGGTTTTGCGCTGGTTCCACTGTACGACGCTTTTTGCCAGATCCTAGGCATCGGCGGCAAAACCGCGGCACAAGCTGTCGAAGTCGTGGAAGCGCCTGAATTGAACCGCGAAATCGTGGTTGAATTTGTGACCACGGTAAACCAGGACGCTCCCTGGGAGTTCCGCGCCGGGGTTGCGGAAATGCGGGTTCATCCGGGCAAGCTATACCAGGCGACTTTCTTTGCCCGCAATCTGACTGGCCAGACGCAGGTCGGTCAGGCGGTGCCGAGCGTCGCGCCCGGCCAAGTGGCAAAGTACTTCAGAAAGACCGAGTGCTTTTGTTTCGAGCCACAAAGTTTTTCCGCCCATGAAGGCCGCGACATGCCGGTCGTATTTATCCTGGATCCGGAAATCCCACGACATATAGACCGGATCACCTTGTCATATACATTTTTTGCCCTGGAAACCCTGGCGGGTGTCGTCGCCAATAATCCATCTGAGATTTGA
- the trkA gene encoding Trk system potassium transporter TrkA, translating into MKIIILGAGQVGRTAAYHLAKEEANEVTVVDLREDILRDLRDRLDIRTVIGHGSHPEVLERAGIKDADMIIALTDSDETNMVACQVASTLFRTQTKIARIRDAEYLSHEQLFGDDALPVDVRISPEELVTDYIEKLIHYPGALQVLEFANGEILLVGTRVGKDGPLVGQQLSALRDHIPNVDARVAAIYRDGKAIKPTGDTVIRENDEVFFIAARADIRAVMSEMRKLDEPVRRIIIAGGGHIGFRLAKRMEQTNQVKLIERNQERAKIISEKLERTIVLHGDATDEQLLMEENVDNADVFCALTNSEEANIMAAMLAKRCGARKVMALINRQSFAELAEDAGTIDIAISPQQITIGTLLANVRRGDVTRVHSLRRGAAEALEAVAHGNRENSAVVGRSIQEIALPDSVTIGAIVRDDQVLMAHHDTIIEENDHVILFLTDRKQIDTVEKLFQVDATFV; encoded by the coding sequence ATGAAAATCATTATTCTCGGCGCGGGACAAGTAGGGCGCACAGCGGCCTACCACCTGGCAAAGGAAGAGGCGAACGAAGTCACGGTCGTGGATCTTCGTGAGGATATCCTGCGCGATCTGCGCGATCGCCTCGATATCCGGACCGTGATCGGGCACGGTTCTCATCCCGAGGTACTGGAGCGGGCCGGCATCAAGGATGCCGACATGATTATCGCACTGACCGATAGCGACGAGACCAACATGGTGGCCTGCCAGGTCGCCAGCACCCTTTTTCGAACGCAGACCAAGATCGCAAGAATCCGCGATGCAGAATACCTGAGCCACGAGCAACTTTTTGGCGATGATGCGCTGCCGGTTGACGTACGTATCAGCCCGGAAGAACTGGTCACCGATTACATCGAGAAACTGATTCATTATCCGGGTGCTCTGCAGGTCCTGGAATTCGCCAACGGTGAAATCCTCCTGGTCGGCACGCGCGTAGGCAAAGACGGCCCTCTGGTGGGCCAGCAGTTATCCGCTTTGCGCGATCATATTCCCAATGTGGATGCCCGGGTCGCGGCTATATACCGCGATGGCAAAGCGATCAAACCGACCGGGGATACTGTCATTCGCGAGAATGACGAGGTGTTTTTTATCGCCGCGCGCGCGGACATACGCGCGGTGATGAGCGAGATGCGCAAACTCGATGAACCGGTCAGGCGAATTATTATCGCTGGTGGCGGCCACATCGGCTTCCGGCTTGCGAAACGCATGGAGCAAACCAACCAGGTCAAGCTGATCGAGCGCAACCAGGAACGCGCGAAGATAATCTCCGAAAAACTCGAACGTACGATCGTATTACACGGCGATGCGACCGATGAGCAGCTGCTGATGGAGGAAAACGTCGACAACGCAGACGTTTTCTGCGCGCTGACCAACTCCGAGGAAGCAAACATCATGGCGGCAATGCTGGCGAAAAGATGCGGCGCCCGCAAGGTCATGGCGTTGATCAACCGCCAGTCCTTCGCTGAGCTTGCTGAAGACGCGGGCACCATAGACATCGCGATTTCCCCGCAGCAGATTACCATCGGTACTTTGCTTGCCAACGTACGCCGCGGTGATGTTACCCGGGTTCACTCGCTGCGCAGGGGCGCCGCGGAAGCCCTGGAGGCAGTCGCCCACGGCAACCGAGAGAATTCGGCCGTGGTTGGCCGCTCGATACAAGAAATTGCATTGCCCGACAGCGTCACAATCGGCGCCATCGTGCGTGATGATCAGGTCCTGATGGCTCATCACGACACCATTATCGAAGAGAACGACCACGTCATTTTATTCCTGACCGACCGAAAACAAATCGATACGGTCGAGAAACTCTTCCAGGTCGACGCAACCTTCGTATGA